From Daucus carota subsp. sativus chromosome 6, DH1 v3.0, whole genome shotgun sequence, the proteins below share one genomic window:
- the LOC108225807 gene encoding mitochondrial import receptor subunit TOM6 homolog: protein MFAGMYGKPDKKAALKQLRTHAAMFGAWVVAIRVTPYVLHYFSHQDQQLSLDF, encoded by the coding sequence ATGTTTGCAGGGATGTATGGCAAACCAGACAAGAAAGCAGCTTTAAAGCAGCTTCGGACCCATGCAGCTATGTTCGGGGCATGGGTCGTGGCTATTCGGGTCACGCCTTATGTTCTTCATTATTTCTCTCATCAAGATCAACAGCTCTCTCTTGACTTCTAA
- the LOC108225736 gene encoding pentatricopeptide repeat-containing protein At2g15980, whose protein sequence is MQAKKSFMASVSGIIRNQILHFTPPKHSIPFSSSITPSILPDDKTVITTAVTILKHHRSKSRWTHLRSLFPNGFTPTQVSEITLQLRNNPHLALNYFNFTVQHSLCCHSLSSYSTIIHVLARARQKSKAQSLIQTVLHKFPQAHLGDCPKYPKIFESLMRSYRVCDSAPFVFDLLVMSLLQAKRIDQAVEVVRMLRSRGIFLKISTCNDLIKNVCKCHDCFVGYDMYKEIFGGVERDVSGNGVRVVVPNVHTFNVIMVGFYREGLVQNVEEVWDEMLRRGCGPNSYSYSVLMAAYCEDERMVDALRVWEEMGGKGLERDLVAYNTIIGGFCKIGEVKRAEEFFGEMEFNRVDSSCVTFEHLISGYCKIGDVDSALLLYKVMCGKGFWPESLTIDEVIKGLCGKNRISEASEYLRVAIKKHDIVPKGTSYELVIKGLCQEGRMGEGLKLQAEMVGKGYKPNSEVYNAFIDGYIKQGNEEQAKKLRKEMVQIQEQQEAIR, encoded by the coding sequence ATGCAAGCGAAAAAGAGCTTCATGGCATCTGTTTCAGGCATCATCAGAAACCAAATTCTCCATTTTACCCCTCCAAAACATTCAATTCCCTTCTCATCCTCCATCACCCCATCCATTCTTCCCGATGACAAAACTGTAATAACCACCGCAGTCACAATTCTAAAGCACCACCGCTCAAAATCCCGGTGGACCCACCTCCGGTCACTCTTCCCAAACGGCTTCACACCCACCCAAGTTTCCGAAATTACCCTCCAGCTTCGCAATAATCCCCATCTCGCCCTTAACTACTTCAACTTCACTGTCCAACACTCACTTTGTTGTCACTCTTTGAGCTCTTACTCCACAATTATTCACGTTCTTGCACGGGCCAGGCAGAAATCTAAAGCCCAGAGCTTGATCCAGACTGTTTTGCATAAATTCCCTCAAGCCCATTTGGGTGATTGCCCAAAATATCCCAAGATTTTTGAGTCTTTGATGAGGAGTTATAGGGTTTGTGATTCTGCCCCTTTTGTGTTTGATTTGCTTGTAATGTCGCTTTTGCAGGCAAAAAGGATTGATCAGGCTGTGGAGGTTGTTAGGATGTTGCGGTCTCGAggtatttttttaaagattagTACTTGTAATGATTTGATTAAGAATGTTTGCAAGTGTCATGATTGTTTTGTTGGTTATGATATGTATAAAGAGATTTTTGGGGGTGTTGAGAGGGATGTTAGTGGGAATGGTGTTAGGGTGGTTGTGCCGAATGTACATACTTTTAATGTGATTATGGTTGGTTTTTATCGAGAAGGGTTGGTTCAGAATGTGGAAGAGGTTTGGGATGAGATGCTGAGGAGGGGTTGTGGGCCGAATTCTTATAGTTATAGTGTTTTGATGGCAGCGTATTGTGAGGATGAAAGAATGGTGGATGCTTTGAGGGTGTGGGAAGAAATGGGAGGGAAGGGTTTGGAACGTGATTTGGTTGCTTATAATACGATAATTGGAGGATTTTGTAAGATTGGAGAGGTTAAGAGGGCTGAGGAGTTTTTTGGAGAGATGGAGTTTAACAGGGTGGATAGTAGTTGTGTTACTTTTGAGCATCTTATAAGTGGATATTGTAAGATTGGGGATGTTGATTCGGCCTTGCTTTTATACAAGGTGATGTGTGGAAAAGGTTTTTGGCCAGAGAGTTTGACGATTGACGAAGTGATCAAGGGACTATGTGGGAAAAATAGAATTTCTGAAGCATCAGAATATTTGAGGGTTGCTATAAAGAAACATGATATTGTCCCAAAGGGCACAAGTTACGAGCTTGTGATCAAGGGTTTGTGTCAGGAGGGAAGGATGGGAGAAGGATTGAAACTTCAGGCTGAGATGGTTGGGAAAGGGTATAAGCCTAATTCTGAGGTTTATAATGCTTTTATAGACGGATACATAAAGCAAGGGAACGAGGAGCAAGCTAAGAAACTAAGGAAGGAGATGGTTCAGATTCAAGAACAGCAGGAAGCAATTAGATAG
- the LOC108225799 gene encoding 17.3 kDa class II heat shock protein-like has protein sequence MDLRVMGFDPLLNTLYHILDDDNHSANDTNKSTQARTYVRDAKAMASTPADVKEYPNSFVFVVDMPGLKSGDIKVQVEEDNVLVICGERQREEEKEGVKYVRMERRVGKFMRKFVLPENANLETIKAVCQDGVLSVTVDKLPPPEPKKPKTIEVKIA, from the coding sequence ATGGATTTGAGGGTAATGGGATTTGATCCACTCCTCAACACACTCTACCACATTCTCGACGATGACAATCACTCAGCCAACGACACCAACAAATCCACCCAAGCCCGAACCTATGTCCGTGATGCCAAAGCCATGGCATCAACTCCAGCAGACGTGAAAGAGTATCCGAATTCCTTTGTGTTTGTAGTGGATATGCCGGGATTGAAGTCGGGCGATATCAAGGTACAGGTGGAGGAAGACAATGTGCTGGTGATTTGTGGCGAGAGACAGAGAGAAGAGGAGAAAGAAGGTGTCAAGTATGTGAGGATGGAGAGGAGGGTTGGCAAGTTTATGAGGAAGTTTGTGTTGCCTGAGAATGCTAATTTGGAGACAATCAAAGCTGTTTGTCAGGACGGTGTGTTGAGTGTTACGGTGGACAAGTTGCCACCGCCGGAGCCGAAGAAGCCTAAGACTATCGAGGTCAAGATTGCTTAA